A stretch of the Bacillota bacterium genome encodes the following:
- a CDS encoding MetQ/NlpA family ABC transporter substrate-binding protein has product MKKLIAVFLSSVLAVTAFTGCSNSKSTANTTTNAGNTPSTAVNTEKKTIKVGASVTPHAEILEAVKDALAEKGYNLEIVKYNDYVIPNTATESGELDANYFQHQPYLTDFNQKHGTHLVSVAAVHYEPFGIYAGKTKALADVPDGGTIAIPNDGTNEARALKLLEAQGLIKLKANVGFTATVLDIESNPKKLKIKEIEAAQLARSLSDVELAVINGNYAIEAGLKVSDALVVEDKNSDAAKTYANILVVKQGNENNPAIQALKEALLSDKVKEFINSKYNGAVVPIF; this is encoded by the coding sequence GCTGCTCAAATTCAAAAAGTACAGCAAATACGACAACTAATGCAGGAAATACACCCAGCACTGCTGTAAATACTGAGAAGAAGACGATTAAAGTCGGTGCAAGTGTAACTCCGCATGCTGAGATTCTGGAAGCCGTGAAAGATGCTCTTGCAGAAAAAGGGTATAATCTTGAAATAGTAAAATACAACGACTATGTCATCCCCAACACCGCGACTGAAAGCGGAGAGCTTGATGCAAATTATTTTCAGCATCAGCCATACCTGACAGACTTCAATCAAAAGCACGGCACACATCTCGTATCAGTAGCTGCTGTCCATTATGAGCCATTTGGCATCTATGCTGGTAAAACTAAGGCGCTTGCAGATGTTCCCGATGGTGGAACAATTGCGATTCCAAATGACGGGACAAACGAAGCAAGAGCCTTGAAACTTTTGGAGGCACAGGGACTCATCAAGTTAAAGGCAAATGTCGGTTTTACCGCAACTGTTCTGGATATTGAATCCAACCCTAAAAAGCTGAAAATAAAAGAAATTGAAGCAGCTCAACTTGCTCGTTCACTCTCTGATGTGGAACTTGCTGTCATCAACGGCAACTACGCGATAGAAGCAGGGCTTAAAGTGAGCGATGCCCTGGTAGTAGAAGATAAAAATTCGGACGCGGCGAAAACATATGCAAATATTCTTGTTGTGAAACAGGGCAATGAAAATAATCCTGCTATTCAAGCATTGAAAGAAGCACTGCTCAGTGATAAAGTAAAAGAATTTATAAACAGCAAGTACAATGGGGCTGTAGTTCCGATATTCTGA